One window of Leptospira wolbachii serovar Codice str. CDC genomic DNA carries:
- a CDS encoding PhoH family protein, producing MDESFTFQEESLYQTVCGIGDSKLPLWESRLNVKLIPRGKSLIIQGSEDQVQVALDTFHKVEENFKRRPDKAEYSFFDIDYLVNKVKDSSGGWPTPGSSDFQKEGESWTPRDKIFVTFKGKPIFPRTKNQESFVDSLHKNYITIAMGPAGTGKTFLSIATACRMMQTGEVDRLILTRPAVEAGENLGFLPGDLTQKVNPYLRPIYDALHECIGFEKTTEYLQVGKIEIAPIAFMRGRTLSHSFIILDEAQNCTLPQLKMFLTRFGKNSKMAISGDATQIDLAHGRSGLEKTVYTLRNLNGIETIFFGREDITRHPIVESIVRRFEENESLFSKKP from the coding sequence ATGGATGAAAGTTTTACATTTCAGGAAGAATCCCTCTACCAAACGGTTTGCGGGATTGGAGACAGCAAACTCCCGTTATGGGAAAGTAGACTCAATGTAAAACTCATCCCCAGAGGAAAATCTCTCATCATCCAAGGAAGCGAGGACCAAGTCCAAGTTGCCTTGGATACCTTTCACAAAGTGGAAGAAAATTTCAAACGTAGACCTGACAAAGCAGAGTATTCTTTTTTTGATATAGATTACTTAGTGAATAAAGTAAAAGACTCGAGTGGAGGTTGGCCCACGCCTGGTTCTTCTGACTTCCAAAAGGAAGGGGAGAGCTGGACTCCGAGAGACAAAATCTTTGTTACCTTCAAAGGGAAACCCATCTTTCCTCGCACCAAAAACCAGGAAAGTTTTGTGGATAGCCTTCACAAAAACTACATTACCATTGCTATGGGACCTGCGGGAACTGGTAAAACATTTTTATCCATTGCGACTGCCTGCCGGATGATGCAAACAGGTGAGGTGGACCGACTCATCCTCACTCGTCCTGCCGTGGAAGCCGGAGAGAACTTGGGATTTTTACCGGGAGACTTAACCCAAAAAGTAAATCCTTATTTACGTCCCATCTATGACGCGTTACACGAATGTATTGGTTTTGAAAAGACTACGGAGTATTTGCAAGTGGGTAAAATTGAAATTGCTCCCATTGCTTTTATGAGAGGACGGACTCTTTCTCATTCCTTTATTATTTTAGATGAAGCACAGAACTGTACTTTGCCTCAATTAAAAATGTTTCTCACTCGTTTTGGCAAAAATTCAAAAATGGCAATCTCTGGAGATGCCACCCAAATTGACTTGGCCCATGGTCGGTCGGGACTGGAAAAAACTGTGTATACTTTACGAAATCTGAATGGAATTGAAACGATTTTCTTTGGAAGAGAAGATATTACGCGCCACCCTATCGTCGAATCTATTGTCAGACGATTCGAAGAGAACGAAAGTTTATTCTCCAAAAAACCATGA